A window of the Parvularcula bermudensis HTCC2503 genome harbors these coding sequences:
- a CDS encoding DUF2794 domain-containing protein codes for MTASPAPHRPRPSVVYFDRRELDLLLNLYGIFVAAGEWKDYAIDGLSDRAEFAVFRRTSEAPLYRVVKQPKLRGKQGLYSVVSIGGQILKRGGDLRQVLSVFDRQKLKLV; via the coding sequence ATGACAGCGAGTCCTGCACCCCATCGGCCCCGCCCCTCCGTCGTCTATTTTGATCGCCGAGAACTCGACCTCCTGCTCAATCTCTACGGGATTTTTGTCGCCGCGGGGGAATGGAAGGATTACGCGATCGATGGTCTGAGCGATCGGGCGGAGTTCGCGGTCTTTCGGCGAACATCCGAAGCCCCGCTTTATCGGGTGGTGAAACAGCCCAAGCTGCGCGGAAAACAGGGGCTTTATTCTGTCGTGTCGATCGGCGGGCAGATCCTCAAGCGGGGCGGCGATCTGCGCCAGGTGCTGTCGGTTTTCGATCGGCAAAAGCTCAAGCTCGTTTGA
- a CDS encoding Bax inhibitor-1/YccA family protein, which yields MSETERLYRRNQGTTDVAFDEGLRRYMLGVYNYMSMGVAVTALVGLFFMTNRAAFEFASGLSFIPFIGVLALGFFAPKMIFNGSTAMAHGAYWAYVGLWGLLIGPVVAAYAGAGLGLEIVKAFFITVSIFAATSIYGYTTKKDLAPWGKFLFMASIGFLVAIVVNFFLQSEMFSYLISMGVVLLVSAITAYETQMVRNLYVAGAGEANQRASIFGAFALYGSFVTLFIHILNLLGMTRD from the coding sequence ATGTCTGAAACAGAACGCCTTTATCGCCGAAATCAAGGGACGACCGATGTCGCCTTCGACGAAGGGCTGCGCCGCTACATGCTCGGCGTGTACAATTATATGTCCATGGGGGTTGCCGTCACCGCGCTGGTCGGCCTGTTCTTCATGACCAATAGGGCAGCCTTCGAATTCGCCAGCGGCCTGTCCTTCATCCCCTTCATCGGGGTTTTGGCCCTGGGCTTTTTCGCCCCCAAAATGATTTTCAACGGATCGACCGCCATGGCCCATGGCGCCTATTGGGCCTATGTTGGGCTGTGGGGCTTGTTGATCGGGCCGGTCGTTGCTGCCTATGCCGGGGCCGGGCTCGGGCTTGAAATCGTCAAGGCCTTTTTCATTACGGTGTCGATCTTCGCCGCCACGAGCATCTATGGCTACACGACGAAAAAGGATTTGGCCCCTTGGGGGAAGTTCCTGTTCATGGCCTCGATCGGTTTTCTGGTCGCGATCGTCGTGAACTTCTTCCTGCAGTCCGAAATGTTTAGCTATCTCATCTCCATGGGCGTGGTGCTGCTCGTCTCGGCCATCACCGCGTATGAGACCCAGATGGTCCGCAACCTCTATGTTGCGGGGGCGGGCGAAGCTAATCAGCGGGCCTCCATTTTCGGCGCCTTTGCCCTTTATGGGTCCTTTGTGACGCTGTTCATCCACATCCTCAATCTCCTGGGGATGACCCGCGACTAG